One window from the genome of Nicotiana tomentosiformis chromosome 5, ASM39032v3, whole genome shotgun sequence encodes:
- the LOC138893184 gene encoding uncharacterized mitochondrial protein AtMg00860-like, with amino-acid sequence MDQRKIQAITDWPPSKDIHALRAFLGLCNFYRRFGKNYPFIALPLTEILKKAMPWDWDHRRAEAFTALEAVMSSSPFLALPDLAKPIEVQRMPLIMLWEESCYKRGI; translated from the coding sequence ATGGACCAACGGAAGATTCAGGCCATCACAGATTGGCCGCCGTCTAAGGATATCCACGCCTTGAGggcgttccttggcctatgcaacttttaTCGGCGATTTGGGAAGAATTACCCTTTCATTGCATTGCCGTTGACAGAAATCCTGAAGAAGGCCATGCCTTGGGATTGGGACCACAGGCGAGCAGAGGCTTTCACCGCATTGGAAGCGGTTATGTCTAGTAGCCCCTTCTTGGCCCTTCCTGATTTGGCCAAGCCAATCGAAGTACAGAGGATGCCTCTGATTATGCTCTGGGAAGAGTCTTGCTACAAGAGGGGCATCTAG